Proteins encoded within one genomic window of Deltaproteobacteria bacterium:
- a CDS encoding tetratricopeptide repeat protein has translation MKKRHLLFGALIGCALCLSGCVITEQDFNRLSTQVAANNRDMSALRAEVNDLRAQAKLRDSELERRLDQTRQNLPDIRLELDRMHTEFQRLTNAVELGQRRKIIDVTEGTALKKDLNFIKLRLDRLEATLSLSPMSPSAMARPGGPPTPTTTAEPPKPVASVSKEKPPLKAKPEVEVKPSTPEEHYKVAEALYNKKLYEAALTKYKEFLKKYPRADLASSAQFYASECLYQQQKYEEAILEYQKVIKQYGRSKRVSNALLKQAFAFYNIGDKTSSKLLLEKLVRQYPKTYSAGVARKRLSKMK, from the coding sequence ATGAAAAAAAGGCATCTTTTATTTGGAGCCTTGATCGGGTGCGCACTCTGCCTGTCAGGATGCGTGATAACCGAGCAAGACTTTAATCGGCTCTCAACGCAGGTCGCTGCCAACAATCGGGATATGAGCGCCCTCAGGGCCGAGGTGAACGACCTGCGCGCCCAGGCCAAGCTCAGGGACTCCGAACTTGAACGCCGGCTGGATCAAACCCGCCAGAACCTCCCCGATATCCGCCTGGAATTAGACCGCATGCACACGGAGTTTCAGCGTTTGACCAACGCTGTGGAGCTCGGTCAGCGGCGGAAGATCATAGACGTCACCGAAGGCACAGCCCTGAAAAAGGACCTGAATTTCATCAAGCTCCGCCTTGACAGGCTCGAGGCAACCTTGTCCCTGTCACCCATGAGCCCTTCGGCTATGGCTCGCCCCGGCGGCCCACCCACTCCAACGACAACGGCTGAGCCACCCAAACCGGTTGCCTCTGTCAGCAAAGAGAAACCGCCGCTTAAAGCCAAGCCAGAGGTCGAGGTCAAACCATCCACGCCAGAAGAGCATTACAAGGTGGCTGAAGCGTTGTACAATAAAAAACTCTATGAAGCCGCGCTAACTAAGTACAAAGAATTCTTGAAAAAGTACCCCCGGGCCGACCTCGCCTCCTCGGCACAATTTTATGCAAGCGAATGTCTTTACCAGCAGCAGAAATACGAGGAGGCTATCCTTGAATATCAGAAGGTCATCAAACAGTATGGCCGGAGCAAGAGGGTCTCCAATGCCCTGCTCAAGCAGGCCTTTGCCTTTTATAATATTGGTGACAAAACCAGTTCCAAGCTTCTTTTAGAAAAGCTAGTCAGGCAATATCCCAAGACATACTCTGCTGGAGTTGCCCGAAAAAGACTCTCCAAGATGAAATAG
- the pal gene encoding peptidoglycan-associated lipoprotein Pal: protein MKRHGLILFLVALLILPLMALNFTSCAKKAVKAEKPVISAEEKAKIEADRLKRQRAEREKAGVEARKKIAAEEKARAQREAREKAAAYAQRALFLNQHVHFDFDKYNIKPNAEIVLKAKAEYMTKHSKIIVEIQGHCDERGTLDYNLALGDRRAYAAARYLISRGISSTRIETISYGEERPLNPGHNEEAWAENRRAQFVIISGE from the coding sequence ATGAAACGGCATGGATTAATTTTGTTCTTGGTGGCCCTCTTGATCTTGCCTCTCATGGCATTGAACTTCACCTCATGTGCAAAAAAAGCGGTAAAAGCTGAAAAACCTGTAATTTCAGCTGAGGAAAAAGCCAAGATTGAGGCCGATCGTCTAAAACGCCAAAGGGCAGAACGCGAGAAGGCGGGCGTGGAAGCACGAAAAAAGATAGCGGCTGAAGAAAAGGCCAGGGCGCAGAGAGAGGCGCGCGAGAAGGCGGCTGCATACGCCCAAAGGGCCCTGTTTCTGAATCAGCATGTCCACTTTGATTTTGACAAGTACAATATCAAGCCGAATGCGGAAATCGTTCTGAAAGCCAAGGCTGAGTACATGACTAAGCATTCCAAAATCATCGTGGAGATTCAGGGGCATTGCGACGAACGAGGCACTCTTGACTACAACCTGGCCTTAGGAGACCGCCGCGCTTACGCCGCTGCCAGGTATCTCATATCACGAGGTATTAGTTCGACCCGTATCGAAACCATATCTTACGGTGAAGAGCGGCCGCTGAACCCTGGTCACAACGAAGAGGCCTGGGCTGAAAATCGGCGCGCTCAATTCGTCATTATCAGCGGAGAATAG